The Entelurus aequoreus isolate RoL-2023_Sb linkage group LG08, RoL_Eaeq_v1.1, whole genome shotgun sequence genome segment gatttggtggtagcggggtgtataatgtagaccggaagagttaggactgcatgggattctgggtaatggttgtgttgtgtttatgttgtgttacagtgggatgttctccagaaatgtgtttttcattcttttttggcgtgggttcacagtgtggcgcatatttgtaacgtaacaatgttgaagttgtttgatacggctaccgtcagtgtaagctgtgtggctgatgagtaactgtgctttgctgtctcctgtgtgagcaagtaataaccaTATACAACAGGTGGCTGGCCTGgcacgctgtaagtaaatgctatagaggacaattactgcagtgcaattagggcacgccctttatatagtaattagagtgttaataggattatttttccctgggagtagtctatgagagacactgactgacatccataagtctcctgggaaaatcgagggggtcggaatgcatgtagctgagccgcatcagagtggtcaaggagccgcatgcggctccggagccgcgggttgccgacccctggtgtagggggATGGCGTGGCTCGGGTGGTTGAGCGGCCATGCTTGCAACTTAAGGGTTtctggttcgatcccagcttccgctaTCCTGGTCACGTCTGTTTGTCCTTGAgccagacacttcacccttgctcctgatgggtcgggttagcgccttgcatggcagctttcaccatcagtgtgtgaatgagtgaatgttgaaatagtgtcaaagagccttgagtaccttgaaggtagaaaagtgctacacAAGTAAAATCCATTTACTAGTTACCATATATGTATAAGCAATCCAATCAGAACCCCAGATGGCgatcacattttttctctcaaaatatGCATAGAAAAAGCTAATTCATAGCTCAGAATGAAAAAACATGCCGAAGTTGTTTAAATATACAGTAATAGAAACATAAAGTACAGTTCCGGTGTATTTTTTATTGATCAAATTCATTAAATTAGCGTTGGAAATGACGTAAAATTTGAGTATACATAATTGGTCGGACTCTACTTGTGAGTCACATCACAGTGACCAGGCGGAggaatcttacttggaggggaggaaacaggtggtagaggtgaacgacatgccatcagcatgcgactgtgaattgttcttgtttgcggatgactcgaccctgctggtatccgacaaggacaaacgcgttagtcccaacacggattatgatgatagtatatatatgtatcatgaatcaatttaagtggaccccaacttaaacaatttgaaaaacttattcgggtgttaccatttagcggtcaattgtacggaatatgtacttcactgtgcaatctactaataaaagtctcaatcaatcaatcaaagtcggcGAGTCTCGTAGATTTTTTGAAGGAGAGTTTTGTTGCGTGTAAATTATTGCAAATTTTATTGGTGCGTTGTGGTGCCAGTACTAATTTTGCTGTTCTGGATAATCTAGGATACGTGTTCTACATTATCAGTGTTGGTGTATAGTGGGGGTGAAAACAACGCAAATATATTTGAACTCTGAAAACAGCGATTCGGTCACTACTCACAATTGCGCAAATACACACATACCCATTCTTAACATCCTTAATGTTTTATACATTTGCATTATTAAAATTTTTTGTATATTAACATTATCCTTGTCCTCAGTCCATTGCCTCATGGCCAACGGACAGACGTTGAGGAAGTGTGTCTCTTTACGAGAGATGAGCCCAAAATGACCACGGATCAAACTCAGCGATTTTATAAGAGGTTGCTGGAAGAGAGGGGCGTTAAAACTATTACAGAGGTAACCATTTGTTAAAGTGTGCTATTAATATTGTCATTTATGTGCAACAAGAAATATTTTGCCAATACTAAATATTATTCTTTATTCTGGCCAGATAATCCCCTTTGATGTCCTGCGAAAGGAGTACAAACCTTATGAGGCTAAACGACGTCTTCTGGGGAATTTTGACATGTTTCTCTCAGACAGTCGCATCCGGCACCTTCTTCCATCCCATATCGGAAAGAAGTTCTATGACATGAAAAAGTAAGCGTTTTACTCTTTTATACATCTTGTTTACACACTTtaataacatgttttttgtttctgTGGAACCTGCATGAGTCAATCCTGCTTATGTTGACATTCcatctacagtggaacctcgatttacgaacttaactGGTTCTTGAATATGGTTTGTAAATCAAAGTTTGTATAgcaaagcagagttccccataagaaacaatataaCCAGGTTTCCGCGGGGCATTAAATGGATTTTgtgaaaattaaggccttaaattgctttaaaaaacattaaattcgATGTCCGGAGGCATTAAAACCTATATACAATTGTAAGACTGGACCAACTGTAGTAGGTCAATCAATTGAACGGTAAATGAAAATGTACACAATAACTTGTCCATCCTCGATACATTGCTACGTCTGCCTGTGTTTCTTTTCGtcggctgcggctttcaaactggATAAAAGAGGTCTTGTAAGGTCCGGTCCGAAAATGTGAAAAGCGCTTCCTCAGTACGGAAAAATTTAACGACTGTGGAAGCCCGAACTTTGCCATTCTTTGGTCACTGTAGGCGTGTAGTCCTTAACTGTGACACCATGTCATGTTAATTAGGAAGCTGAGCTTGTTTCATACACGGCTCCTTTATTTCGCTCGTGTCCAGTTCAACACACAtgagctaacttggctaacaATAGCAGCTCTCGTGACCTACAATGGCTTAGAATGGACAAACAAGACAATTCTCACAATGTAATATGTAATTTCTCAATGTAGAAAGACGTTTGTCATATATTCACGTTCACATTTTAGATAGCTAGTGCTAGCGTGCGTCTCTGGCCAATGAGCAGTGTCAACAgtctgagtttatcaaagtgcgatTATCGATTACGGTTTTACAATATTTTTAATTGacaacggtaatactaaccgttggTAGTTTTACCGCTGTTTATCTTTATAAggcttatcgttacatccctacattGTAGTTTAGACATACAACAGAATTAATGTTGGAGATTTGCAATGTATGGCTAAAGAGACACTCACATAAGATGTTGGTCAACTAACAAAAATAATTTCAATACTACGACCAAAGTTTCAAGTAGACACGTGTCATCTGCTCTTTCTTTTTTTGTCAGAGAGCCGATTTCTGTGAACATGGAGAGCAAGCATCTGGCCAGAGACCTCCAGAGAATCATCCAGGGCACAGTTGCAAAGGTCAACAACAAGGGCTCCTGCTGGTGGGTTGAAAAAGTGTTAACTGTGTTTGTCTGTGCTGCTCTTTTCTAATATAGAACTAAATAGAATACTTGCCATTGCATTTtcttaatgaaaaataaatgtagatAGTCTTCCTCAAAACTCAGTCACATTGAGGGAGGTGGTTCAACCTTTAATTTAAAATATGTTTCTATCTAATCAAGTtataagggaactgcactttttttggaattatgcctattgttcacaatcattatgagatacatgacaatggatgttttttaatgcattgtaaatattaaataaatgcgatcaaaagtctgcttacagtggagcTTATGGGAGCCATTCAATTCTGCCTAAAAGCCCTCCAAAAAcaaccaaacacctccattagtgttttatgtatgtatgatgtaagtgtgtatgaaatgtagtaacgggcacattaataacatttgatatttatgtattttgatcgttttaagcatatgcggcgcattagttaaaaaaaactcatcacgatgtttgctttttttcatcactaatttctgctcactgcagactttgagagccaacaaacataataaaacatcacttactatacaggactgtctcagaaaatttgaatattgtgataaagttctttattttctgtaatgcaattaaaaaaaaacaaaaattacataaattctggattcattacacatcaactgaaatattgcaagccttttattattttaatatcactgattatggcatacagcttaagaaaactcaaaaatcctatctcaaagaattagaatatttcctcagaccaagtaaaaataaaagtattaataaaaggcttgcaatatttcagttgatgtgtaatgaatccagaatgtatgacatttttgtttttttaattgcattacagaaaataaagaactttatcacaatattctaattttctgagacagtcctttataacagtggtccccaaccactggctcgattggtaccgggccgcagaagaattttttatttattttttatttttttataatattttttatttatttttatttattttttattaaatcaacataaataacacaagatacacttacaattagtgcaccaacccaaaaaacctggacatgtttcaaacattggcagggtttttgcgtgagactgagcctgcgccttcattcaccaagctgctgcacgatcacctgtctgtgcttttaaaagagttTGAGCGCTACTTCCCAACTTCAAAAGACCCACAAACTGCCAAGGAAGGGATCCGTgacccatttgtcaacaaagcagatgaatccagcatgtctgtgcaagaagaagatcaaatgctggagattgcaaatgacggcagccttaaaagtgtatttcagacaaaaactctgcctgttttctggattaaagtcatggcagaataccccgagatcgccaccacagcactgaaaacactgttgccatttccaacatcctatctgtgtgaagcgggattttctgcagtgacagccaccaaaacaaaacaacgtagcagactggacataagcaacacacttcgggtgtctttgtctcccattacccccagttggtaccgtctcgttgcagagaaacaagctcagggctcccattgatttagcgttacggtgagttaaaaatctcatgcactttatatttgtttttaatgttgtatctgcatcttattttgaaggcatgtaaacgttaccatagcaacgaaaatcagagcggtttgggcagagggaggtgagggagaggaggagcttgtgagtcgactagggcacacaaacatgcaggaggcttatctgacggttcaaactgacaactttatttcagctgttgaaaaataacattcataatgaaggtagtgtggaattgctaattcttgtcatttatatatttttccacatgatttttttatttatgtaatggaCAGAGAGGAAATTACCAGAGACGTTGATGTTATACTGATGTTATGTTGTTGGCGCAATGTGCTAACAAAGGtccatatgagtacacagtggattcacgtttattattttacttttttcatggaaaaaaaaaaaaatcaaatgttacCTTTTAGAGTACAGACTGTTCTAATCTGGTCTTTACCATTTTCTTATTTTGGTttactgattggcaacactaaattggccctcgtgtgagtgtgaatggttgtcgatctgtctgtgttggccctgcgatgaggtggcgacttgtccagtgtgtattctGCCTTCCTTCCGAATGCAGCTGTGCTCCAGCCCCCCGTCAACccaaaagggacaggcggtagaaatggAAGGATGGGTTTATCATCACTGCTACGCTTGTGAAAGGTTACAGACAAATGTTAAAATACTGTAATGGCACACTTCTCATccagttttttccattttcattgaCATTTTAGTGTCTGCTGTATTTTGGTTCTGAAAAATGTCTCTCAAAATTCTCTTTCTACTAATTGAACCTCACGAAAATGTTGGTGCCATAGAAAGTCTCCAGATGGAGACCACCAATAGCTAAAAAAAAGCCAACATGTAATCATTTGACTGGTTGCAAATAAAGATGTTTATGGTGCTCCATTGCAGCATGGTACGTGTTGGCCACTCTGGCATGGCTGCAGATGAGTTAACGGAAAATATCGAGGTGGTTGTCAAATCTTTGGCGGAAATACTGAATAAGGTGAGTACAGCAGGTTTTTTTACCATTACATTAATTAGGTAATTTCAGCggcaatattttgttactttactgtACTTGTAAAATAATTTGGAAACTAGAATCTACGTTTCCTTGCACTCAATGTGTTTGATTCCTCAAATAATTAGGCTCAAAATAAAATTTCTTAAACACATGGGAACACTTAAATCTGATCGTGTTTGACTTATGAAAAATCGGATTAAAAtacagaggggcatttttaccactgttacatggcctttccttttaacaacattcacatttttgggaactgaggagaccaattttttgaagcttttcaggtggaattctttttcattcttgcttgatgtacagcttaagttgttcaacagtccggggtctccgttgtcgtattttacacttcataatgctccacacattttcaatgggagacaggtctggactacaggcaggccagtttagtaaccacactcttttactacaaagccatgcTGTCGTAACATGTgcaaaatgtggcttggcattatcttgctgaaataagcaggggcgtccatgtaaaagatgttgcttggatggcaacatatgttgctccaaatcctgtatttacctttcagcattaatggtgccttcacagatgtataagttacccatactttgggcactaatacatccccataccatcacagatgatggcttttgaactttgcgcctagagcagtccagatggttcttttcctctttgatccggaggacatgacatccacagtttccaaaaacaatttgaaatgtcgacacgtcagaccacagaacacttctccactttgcatcagtccatcttagatgagctcaggcccagcgaagccggcggcgtttcttggtgttgataaatggctttcgctttgcatagtagagttttaacttgcacttacagatgtagcgacaaactgtagttactgacagtggttttctgaagtgttcctgagcccatgtggtgatatcctttacacactgatgtcggtttttgatgcagtaccgcctgagggatcgagggtcacgggcattcaatgttggtttttgggcTTGCCGCTTAcctacagtgatttctccagattctctgaaccttttgatgatattacggaccgtagatggtgaaatccctaaattccttgcaatagcttaaactgtttgacaatgtgctcatgcatttgttcacaaagtggtgaccctcgccccatccttgtttgtgaatgactgagcatttcatggaagctgcttttatacccaatcatggcactcacctgttcccaattagcctgttcacctgtgtgatgttccaaataagtgtttaatgagcatacctcaactttctcagtcttttttgccacttgtgccagcctttttgaaacatgttgcaggcatcaaattccaaatgagccaatatttgcaaaaaataacaaagtttaccagtttgagcgttatgtatcttgtctttgcagtctattcaattgaatataggttgaaaaggatttgcaaatcattgtattccgtttttaattacgatttacacaatgtgctaacttcactggttttgggttttgtacatttaaattattttgatactggtaccaaatgattgatatcgggacaaccccaGAGCCCTCTATTTGAAATGAAGCATTTGTTCAAGTTGAAGGCACCTCATGTATTGAGGCACTGCATCCTTTTACAGCGGTCTTTTGACAGTCACTGATCATCATTGAGATGTTTCTACAGCTTAATTGGTGTCCTTTAGTTGTCAGTTGATTTGATGGACGTGAATACTTTGCAGATCATCTATATTGGTCTTTCCAACAGCACGCTCTTCACTAAAtgtctgttttgttttattattgaagGGACCAAGGATGAAGATTATCCACTTAAAGAGTGAGAAGTCAGTGGCTCTGCCAATCTACACTTCAGACCTAAGCCACATCACTGACCCCAAAGCTAAAAAGGAGAAGGAGGCTCCTTCCAAAGCAAAGGTGAGAACAAATTCAGGATTAAGTTTGTCTTGAtgcaaaatattttgtgatgtccATCTCCTGTATGTTGAATTCCAGGCTAAAAAACCAACAGAGGACACAAAAGTAACTGCAGAGGATGGAGAGCAGAAGGGAAAGAAAAGAAAGCTAGAGAAGGATGAAGATGGGGAAGAAATTCCACAGCTGGTTCCCATCGAGATGAGTAGCAAAACACCTAAATTCCAGGTCAGTGCTGCATGCAGCCATCATATTTCAACTACTTCAAGTACAAAATGTCAGACATTGATTTTTGTGTTCTCTTGTTGCAGTCCGAACAAATGCAGCGAAAGAAAACAGCCGCGTCTGGTGCAAAGACACAAGCAGCCATTTTGCGGAGACTCATCAAGGGAAGCGGCAAGACTAAACCGAAAGGAAAAGTACCTAAGGGAAAAGTACCTAAGGGAAAAGTGCCCAGGGGAAAAGTGCCCAGGGGAAAAGTACCTAGGGGAAAAGTAGCTAAAGTCAGATAGTTCACTTTATTTTGTTGTATAACGAATACATCAACCATGTCACAGCTTGTCTCTGCATGTACAATTATCAACTAATAAACAGAAACATGTCGTCatgttaacacttttagaaaaacTTTCTGGCCCAGTCCTTGAAATGTTGACAATACTAACCTTTTCAATCATTACTTTTTAAGTAGGACTGTGAATTGATTCaaatatttaattgtgattaataacaTTTTGTCCATGGTTAACAGATGATTTTCAAATTTGTATTACTATCAGCATGGGACTTGACAAAAGGTTTGCTTTATGCAAACGATTATTaacgttttttgggggttttaaaCAGCTTAACACAATATGGACAAACTATCTCTCAAACACACTTTTGCACATGCTTGACACTTTGCGGTAGGCTTACTTTAAAAACAAACCTCCTATAAATGACTATAAAACTGGCTTTGGGTCAGCCAAGTGTGTATCCGCGTTAGTAAGGAGTCTCCTAGGGATAGAATGTTTCATGGAAAAAAACTCAAACCACTCGCTTGACCTGATACGGCGTGTTACTAATTGGTTTGGAGTGtgtatgtgtaccgtatttttctgagtataagtcgctccggagtataaatcgcaccggccgaaaatgcatgacaaagaaggaaaaaaaacatatgttagtAGGGTTGGATATCGTtggaattcgaacgattccgattccgattcttcttgtaccatgccgggatcaatgtgtttgacaggtagtccctggaaggtggtatgtattttgggttgagagttttcaccatatccctgcaaacataaacaaacatgtaatgttgctgttactgtttagcccagtatcaattagcttagctctagcgttattgcttaactaacctaaatgttggagattccacctctgaaaagggatgcagtcttttgactatgtgtgcagtgacctttctgtggcactcttccgtctgtggcaccgacattttccccattgccgctacggtgaacggagtatgctgagcacatcgcggagcctggctagcaggttgtaaattgtctgtgaaaaaatatgcgggctaattttttagctgcctcgacgttggcgcaaaacacattatttattgcatatatattgttttacttaccggattcggactgcaatgcagtcaccgaggtgccaggctgggcgtcgaagccagaggaagaggcacaggaggacggtcggcgcagcgcatcgaagacgggacacgcatttatttgtactcggaggtgcttcatcatgttcgacgtgcaccctcctaagcacggaacagtcctgtcgcacgtgttacatttcgccgatatttcattttttttagtaaaataaagccacacttcgaccgccgacgcccgctatccatgcttgactgactcgctcggctacatgggctcggctatgctaacacttccggcggtgggcgcttcttcgttggtgtttagcggcttcttcttccggtcggcggacttattctttttttccggtcggtggACTGGGTTTCGAAaccaggaatcgaaatttaaacttttgaacgattccgggagaatctgaaagttagtcccggttccaatcgatactcgatacccaaccctatatataagtcgcactagagtataagtcgcatttttgggggaaatttatttgataaaacccaacaccaagaagaatagacatttgaaaggcaatttaaaataaataaagaatagtgaacaactggctgagtaagtgtacgttatatgacgcataaatgaccaactgagaacgtacctggtatgttaacgtaacatattatggtaagagtcattgaaataactataacatatagaacatgctatacgtttaccaaacaatctgtcactgctaatcgctaaatccgatgaaatcttatacgtctagtctcttacgtgaatgagctaaataatattatttgatattttacggtaatgtgttaatttcacacacaagtcgctcctgagtataagtcgcacccccggccaaactatgaaaaaaaactgcgacttatagtccgaaaaatacggtagtttaattTGGAAATGGCCTGGTCTTGTCGGGAGAGTGACTTGTTTTGGAGCTGGGCCATGTACCCTTTTCTTTTTCCCATTTCTGTTTGCTATTTCTTCCCGCTTGTGGGTCAACATAACTGGAATATAGCTGCCTTTCCACACACTAGGGTCACACTTAGGATGTACGTACAATAATCGCCTATCATAAAAATTGTgccgttaaaaaatatatacattgtaagggctatatataataaataaatgttcttTGACCGCCCTAGTTTTTGAGTC includes the following:
- the rsl1d1 gene encoding ribosomal L1 domain-containing protein 1, which codes for MGEKMQVELDHTQVKKAVLALQAFLKSKAGGESLFQDESQKISLLFTFWGIPCRSQTFLIPLPHGQRTDVEEVCLFTRDEPKMTTDQTQRFYKRLLEERGVKTITEIIPFDVLRKEYKPYEAKRRLLGNFDMFLSDSRIRHLLPSHIGKKFYDMKKEPISVNMESKHLARDLQRIIQGTVAKVNNKGSCCMVRVGHSGMAADELTENIEVVVKSLAEILNKGPRMKIIHLKSEKSVALPIYTSDLSHITDPKAKKEKEAPSKAKAKKPTEDTKVTAEDGEQKGKKRKLEKDEDGEEIPQLVPIEMSSKTPKFQSEQMQRKKTAASGAKTQAAILRRLIKGSGKTKPKGKVPKGKVPKGKVPRGKVPRGKVPRGKVAKVR